The Acropora muricata isolate sample 2 chromosome 5, ASM3666990v1, whole genome shotgun sequence genome includes a window with the following:
- the LOC136918198 gene encoding uncharacterized protein yields MKSASSDYSCIWCEIHAKDRFDMTKPQNKYWKDHIARKLDGIIEDAKKKRHSCEHQPFLNIPLENLILNELHLMLRITDRLTGNLVKYALEWDNKENFDKPPSQQSDKHLQALVKAMKNCGVSFNVWEKLNGDGKGSGLYAFTSLMGSDKKLLLKKLPDNLQGAIRPETSATFIQIWRDFDALYKDIGQKYSSEEQASQFFEKGLKNLMMIVGGFIYRDPINGMHQKIPSLWENEWNIYLSMKGLQESTESRSQSTGI; encoded by the exons ATGAAGTCTGCCTCTTCGGACTATTCTTGTATCTGGTGTGAAATACATGCGAAAGATAG ATTTGACATGACAAAACCACAAAATAAGTATTGGAAAGACCACATTGCAAGGAAGCTTGATGGCATCATTGAGGacgcaaagaaaaaaagacattcATGTGAACACCAGCCTTTCCTCAACATTCCCCTGGAGAATCTAATCCTCAATGAACTTCATTTGATGCTAAGAATTACAG ACAGACTTACAGGCAATCTTGTAAAGTATGCTCTTGAATgggacaacaaggaaaactttGACAAGCCCCCAAGCCAACAAAGTGATAAACATCTCCAAGCTCTTGTAAAGGCAATGAAAAATTGTGGTGTCTCCTTCAATGTTTGGGAGAAGTTAAATGGAGATGGAAAAGGCAGTGGCCTTTACGCTTTTACCAGCCTCATGGGATCAGACAAAAAGTTATTGCTTAAAAAACTACCAGATAATCTACAAGGAGCTATACGACCAGAAACAAGTGCcactttcattcaaatttgGAGG GATTTTGATGCACTTTACAAAGACATTGGACAAAAATACTCTTCTGAGGAACAGGCTTCCCAATTTTTTGAAAAG GGGTTGAAAAACTTAATGATGATTGTAGGAGGATTCATTTACAGAGATCCAATAAACGGGATGCACCAAAAGATACCCTCCTTGTGGGAAAACGAATGGAACATTTATCTGAGTATGAAAGGGCTTCAAGAAAGTACAGAAAGCAGGAGCCAGAGTACTGGAATATGA